The following DNA comes from Anopheles arabiensis isolate DONGOLA chromosome 3, AaraD3, whole genome shotgun sequence.
AGAGCATCGCAAAGTTCCATAAATCGTTTCCATCCTTccagcaaaagaaaaggaatgtgcatcaccaccaccccccgAAGGTAGCTCCTGGGTTTGCGAATgcattttcactttttacTGTCTGCTCCCGTCccgatggaggcgcatggtgcaGTCGCTGTCATCGgggaatgaaatggaatggtCCACCGCTTCCCATTGGTTGGGCAAGTAACACGCAATTGAACACTTGTCGTTCGTGTGCGATCGTGTACAGTGgaagagagacagaaaaaagACGTTAATACAACAGCCTGCTGGTTTCCTATGTGGACAAGATTAATGAGCAGTCACTTATGGGGTGAGCAGTACCTTCTGTTAATTAACCGCGTGCGAGTTTGCGAATTGACTTCAAAGTGCCTGCAAcaaattgacaaaaaaaaacgagaagcgATCCATGACAGATTTAGCATGTGTTGCATCACATACAATTTGCATGTGGGTTCCTTGTTCCCGCTTTTATGTGATGTTCCGCGCGTTGGCTTTGTTCTTTGCTGGAAGCGATGTACGCAGCTTTCCTTGACTTTTAACCGCCGTTCCGCCTTGATGACCCCGAGGGATGGGGAGCGTTCAGTCACCCTAAAAGGGCCAACTCCCTCCCCAGGGCACGTGGCATTGATGGAAGGGTACATACACCGAATGCAATTTTCGAACATCAACCATGGATGGCCATAAATTGCTTCGCGTCGTAAATCATGCTGCCATCGCACTCGATCCGGGGCTTTGATCGGACCGGGGTGGGCAGGGAATGGATGTATCATCTTCGCCTGCTCACGGAAGCAAGCATGACGACGTTTTCGGACAAATGATCGGATCACTTAATGCCCTGCTGCCGAAGATCCTGTCCCTCTTTTCATCCACAATCGGTTGAATCTAATCCACCCGCTCAAGGTCGAGATCGAGGAAATGGCGACAATATTTCAGTGTTCAGTGCAACATTTGCTCGCAGTCTGGTATTGTGCAGTACTGTCCCACACGTAGGGTTAGGGTGTATAAATAGCAAGAGCAGTTAGCTACTACGCGACTACGCTACACTACACGTCTACACTGGATGATCTTGGACTCGGAGCACGAACACATGCACGATCATCATCACGCATTGTTTGGTACGACGAAACCGGGCAATGGATGGAATTACGCGACGCAGGGGTTCGGTGGGTGGTAAATGCagcgaaacaaataaaacaaaaatcgaccgAACAACCTCCAAGCAAACAGATGGGAAGCGTGTAACGCACGCAGTCCGATGCTGGTGAAACCGGTTCAAGATCATTCCCACAtcgcacagcacacagcaagTGGTCAGAGCTGTGTGTTTAGCAGGGGATGGTTCAGTTTGCACAACGGATGCACCAACAAGACAGAAACGCAAGATAATGTACCGCATGGCGCGGTCGCGCGCTTGTCACACACCTTTTGTCCAAGTGCAAGTGCCGCAGCAGCGCCCCAACAAGGAAGTGATGTGGGTTCGCGAACATCTTGAGGATTAAAAGTTCTTTTTTATCCTCTCATCGCCTCAtcattttgttctttcttcACCTCGCGGCCAGGGGTGCCACATCGATCGTGATCTTCACCCGCCGGTTGGCGgtggtttttgttgatgttttgcttgttttgctcCAACAAGCGCCATGACACTGAGAcagatttttctttcattctctccCGTGCGTGACACGGGACGATTAACTGAAGCCGCTTGTGTACAAACAATGGGCCGATCGGTGGCCGGTTTATGATATTGCAATAAACAGTGCCCGTCTGTCATCTGATCTGTTGTTTCTGGTGAAAGCGATCGTGCATCACCCTGGGAGGGTTGGAAATGCATCACAGacggtgttgtttgttttagactgctgctactgcactTCTTGTTTTCTGACCAGTCATCAGCGACTCCAGAGGCGATTGACTTGTCGAGAGACGTGTGGTCGTGTACTTACAGCTACAAGTTAATTAGACAGAAGTTCTTGCTGATGTTTTAATGTTCTCGGAACGATTCTTGAAAGCGTAGAGTGCTAAGATATTAAGATCTTTCACTGCTTTCATCTAGAGATAAGACGCCAAATGCAAACAGACGCAATCGTAACGTCTTCTCAGAAACGGTTTTTGTTGCAGCAACTGCAAACACCTTGATGCAGGTGTGACAGGCGCACTACCTAAGACAGTATTAGCTTCTGTATTGGGGCGTGCAGTTAAGCAAGAAATTCCCCTTAGCTGCAAGATGGGGAACCACCAACACGCTCTACTGCCACCGGTTCCACCAAAAGCAAATCTTACAGCGATATCGTGTTTACGATAGCGATAACAATCGCTGCACCACTATAAGAAAGCCTTTCGTCCACTGCCAAGACCACACTAGTAACCGTGGAACGATGGCGTCTAGTTCAGTGAAGGTGCCTGTCGTTGTGCTGCTTCTTGCAATCGCCTGTACCGAAGGAAGTCCCTTTTTCGGCAACAATTATGTGCTTCCGCAAGGTGCCCGGCTTGCCAGCTCCGCCACCGCGGTGGTGCGCAATCTAGACGCCGCCCAGCTGCAGGTTCGTGGACTGAACCCAACGTCTTCAAACTTTCTCAGCGCTGGAGCGGCGGCACTGCGCGATTACGTCGGCAATACGACGACCGTGATGGGGCAGGTGTTCCGCGAGGTGGCACAGGTTGCCGTCGATCGTACCACGGCACCGGCCGTCGTCTTCACCCGGCTTACGCTGGCCGTCCAGGGTGTGGCACAGTGGAACCGAAACCTATCCAGCTCGCTCGAGGTGTTGAAGGAGGCGTTTAACTACGACGTGAATTCGAACACGGCAAGCTATCTGGAGAAGTTGCGGAATGCGTTCGGTCAAAACGTGCAAGAGCTGGCGGAAGTACTCGTGCGGTTGGGTGATGCGGTCCTGCCGGTTGCTGGACAGCCGCTAAACACACAACAGTTTCTGCAGGTAGTGTCGGCAAATGGGacactgcagcagctgctggatGTAGTGGAATACACTGTGCGACTATCCGGAGAGTACTCTACCAGTGTTAGCACTCTGGTGGCAGCTGTTCGTGCTGCCAACGACTTCCAAGCCCGATCGTATGCCTTGCTAAGAACAAACCAGGCATCTATCAACACCAACGTTGACCGGTACAATGCTGCATCAAACACATCGTTCTACCGTTTTCTGACGGCGGCCGACTCGCTTCTAACACACCTCAAAGACACGAACGAAAGCTTCGTCTTCCGCTGGCCGCTACTGTTTAGCGAGTCCGTGCATCAGAAGCTAAATCTGCTCAATCATTCGATCGATCATTTGACGGGGAACTTGCTGCAGCGAACGGTAACGGTCGCTCAGAATCTCGAACGGACGAGTGCCCTGTTCAAAGAGGGCAATAACCCACTCAGTTACCTGCGAGAAGAAACCGATCTGTACACGCGCGTCATGCTGGACGTACTGAGTGGTGAAAATTTCTGCGCAACTGGATTTGTTACGACGTTCAACGCGCTTCCAGCACAGGTGACTTCACGTGTGGCGGCATGCCTAACCGAGCAGACGAATCTCGAAAATCAAGGATCATCGCAGTTGGTGTCGCTTGCGAATAATTTCCTACGGCCGTACGTTACCGCAGTCTATGGGCGATTGAATATCTGCTTCCAGCAACCGTTCGAGAGGATGAGCGAATGTTTGGACGATGTAAGTAGTGAAGGTGGAGTTGTTAATACGAGGGAATTAACGCGGACATGTTTTGATTGATCTCTAATCCTACAGATCGTTGCTACCATCGACTTCAGGGACAAGTTCTTCCTGCTCGACCTTGCCAGCCATCTGTACTTCCAGCAGGTCCAGGAAGAGCTGCCACTGTGCAATGATCGCGTATTGCAGTTCGTCCGAAATGCTGGACTCCGTGAATCTTGTCGGATCATGTCTGCCGCCGCCGATACGTCGACGTATTATCCACTAGCGTGAAATTAAAAAGATCAACAGGGAATAGCATTCGCAAGGCGTAACTTTATTGAATGGGGCAATGATGAACCACTACTTCTTTGTCCACCGATTACGATAGCGCGTTCGTTTCTTGCTGTAGATGCACATCTCCTGAATGTTGTGATAGTTCAGGAAGTACCCGTTCTGCGCTACACATGCATTGAAGTTGTGCTGTATCTCACTATCCACCAACGATTCCACCTGTTTTGCCGCATTATAGATTCTTCCATTAGCCCAATTGTTTTCGTAACCGTTCtgcaacaaattaaataaaaacaaaatcatcaagCAACAGTTCAACAAAACTTGATttcactgttttgtttgctcttaCCAACTCCAAACACTGGTTAAGCTTGCGCGGCGCATACCGGAAGCAGATGTCAAACGCACCGTACGACGCATTGATCGCTCCGACCACGTACGTGTCGAGCAGTTGCGCGATGATCGCGAACGTTTTCTTCTCGCTTGCCGTCTGCTCCGCCAGGCAGCCGTTCACGTGAGCGAGCGTAAAGTTCGGGAATGTGAGCACCTTGTCGATGTACGACTCGGTGCAATCGTTCGAGAGCATCGGATCGGATGCGACCTGCACCGCCACCTGCGTCATGTAACCGATTGGGGCGGTGATGGAACCACGCGACTGCCACTGCTCAATGTCTCGGTGCTTGTAGAGCTTCAGATTCTCGAAGTTGATGCGTATCTTCTGGATCGTATTTTCGAGCGCTTTCTTCAGCGCGATAAAGTAGTTGGTGGTGGATTTTGGGAAGGTGATTGAGATCTTCTCCTTAAACCGCCGGTACATATCCTCCTCGTAGGTGCGCAAATCATCCAGCGCCGTTACAATATCTTCTACCTGCGTCAGTGACCCGTTTAGGTACTGGTCGATCGATTCGTTGAACCCTTGCTGAGCGGCCAGAGCCCGTGCATTCGTTTCCACCGTCCAGGCTTCCCCTTTCTCTATAACGTCCGCCAGTCGGAGCACATTTTCCTGCAGCTTATCCGTTGCGGCAAAGATGTCATCCACCGCCACGCTCACGTCGCGCTGCTCATACAACGCCTCCGACAGACTGATCGATGCGATCCGCAAATCACTGTTGATCGAGCGCAGCAGGTTGTGGTTGTACATGCTGTAGTCAAGGTTTTGCAGCATCGAGATCGAGTTGACGGACTCGTACCCGTTCAGGTAGCGGATCGTTTCGATCAGTGCGTGCTGTACCGATTCGAGCTCACGCGTGGTGAAGTCTTTAAACGTTGCCTCGAACCTCCCAGTAACATTGGCCACATATTCCTGCAGCCCGGCTGTGGCCAGCTGCAGATAGTCCACACTTGGGACGCTCTGCTTGAAGCGTTCCATGGCGGCACGGGCAGTGGATACACTTTCCACAATACCCATCGTAGCGTTTGCCACCTCCTCGTCATCTGCTAGCGGATTGCTAGAAGCGCCGGAAACGCTTGATAAATCACTTAGTAACACCATtaccgccaccagcagcaccagttgcAGCACATTGACGAACGAGCGATGCATTTTGCGCATTGTTTGTTGCGCAAAACGTTTCGTACGAGcttccaaaacacacacgcgtacactACACGGTGGAGGCTTACTGCTGGTGAGCTGACTTGGATGAGCTCCGGTTTCAAACTGAATAGCAGATTCGACCTAGGCTTGGCCGTAAGCCCTTCAACGCTCCCGTCGATATCATCATTACTCGCGTGAAATAAATGCGCCACGTAACGTATGGTTGAGGGAGGGTTGAGAGAGCTGGAAGGGTAGTTCTACGCGGGACCAACGCCATTATAATCAGTAGCAATAATAACGACCATGCCCTCTCCACCGCTTCCAAACGGCCAACCCCCGTGAGTTAGACAATTCCTAATCATCGCATCAACACTTGACCGGAGGAGCCCGTTCTGTTCGGCTTTTTTTTGACCCGGCGAGCGGGTGGATGTGGGTGTGGAGTAGTAGTTGCCATACATACGGCCatatagaaacaaaaacagacaacCAGTTTGCGCCCTGTAGTGGTGATGCTACCACCTCACATCCAACCGGATCAGGTGATATCGGACCAATTATgggaaatatattttaaaaattacatcTCCCGCAAATGATATCTCGCATACGTCAGGGTACAGCTTCCCCAAGGTGGTATTGTGCTTTGGGAGATGTATCGTGCCACGCACTGCGctggaagatgatgatgatgcagggTGGCCGGGAATCGCGTGCATTTGAACACAATAGTTGATCATTGTGCGGGTCTTGTGAATCTGCGAACGCTCGAATGCGGTCATGCGTTGCAGCAGGCGTCCACATGATGCATCCGGTGATGCGCACGGGAGACGCGGTGAAAGATGAGGTTTGAGACCGGCACGAAGGGCAAGTCGGCCTGCACCAAGGTCAGCTGTTTGTTATGTAAATTTCGATAGGCTTTGATTTGTATCGTAGAAAGAGTTAGAATGGTCAGGAGATAAGATTGAATTAAAAGTAACAGTTAGCTAGAAGTTACATGTTGAATACAAGGCACACTCATGAGGAGGAAAGAGCATAAGAAATAGGAAAGAAAATCAAATCGCCCTCAGGTAACAAAGCAGTCGGGGATTTTTGGCAATATAAGAACAGTTTACGATGCAAACTTCTAGCTACAGAACTGCGTGACATTCCAGCGCATTAGTATTCGATAGGCGGCGTAACATATTGTGCCTGTGGCGTTACGAATTcttggagggggaggggggtttaTTTTTGGGAAGTACCGCTCGTAAAATGAGGAAAGAAATGATGCGTTTACTGTTTATGTTTGATAGATCATGAGCCACCAGAATAATGTTGGCAATTCAGGGGGTTTAGAAATCCATCTTCAATGCCACAAGAAGTAGAATTATTTTTAACTAGAAATTGGTTGTTAAGATATATAAGATTCAAACATAGAATAAAATTTAAGGGGATTAAGATACATTAAATGAAATTCGGGTTTTGATATAATGCATCTACATCCATATAGTCTAGAGAGTGTATAACAATAGAAGATACCAGGAAATTAATGCCCAACCACTGATGCGACACATATTCTAGCGAGGTTGTGGAAATGATGGTGAAGTGATGTAGAGCATCATTATTCCCATGCTCTACGATATGAGTCATCGAGGATTTCCCTATCAAGATAATCTAATGTTCCCACCCTATCCAACTCTCAGAGTCTTCCAACCCGCATGTTAGAATGCTCTAATTTCCAGATTAACGCACAAATCCTTCGACGCTACTTAATACTATTTCGAGACCGTTTTTTAGATCTTTTTTTCATATTGTAGATTAGCAATATTCCCAGAATTGGTATTGGTATGTGGTTCAAAAGGAAATAGATGGCTCTTGACACAGGATTGACAAAGTGCAATCACTTAGGTTATCGGGATGCGTCTGATTCAAAACACTGATTATAGAGATTCCACCCAATGCGGTAGACATTGTGATTGAACTAGCTATAGTTGATGATCgaaattaacaaacaaacaatgaagCAAACTCAAAACACTACGCGTCATAATGGAAAGCATACACAAACCATACCTGCACCGTTGACATAACCCGCCATTGCTGTTGTGTGGTGTGAATAGTATATGGCTGCAATAGTATTTTGATGCTGATGCACTATTTTGCTGCCAAagatgtgtttgtggtttaGTCAAATGTTCACTCCCACCGACGGGCTGCGTGAGCCGACGATGTCGAACCACG
Coding sequences within:
- the LOC120904268 gene encoding uncharacterized protein LOC120904268, coding for MRKMHRSFVNVLQLVLLVAVMVLLSDLSSVSGASSNPLADDEEVANATMGIVESVSTARAAMERFKQSVPSVDYLQLATAGLQEYVANVTGRFEATFKDFTTRELESVQHALIETIRYLNGYESVNSISMLQNLDYSMYNHNLLRSINSDLRIASISLSEALYEQRDVSVAVDDIFAATDKLQENVLRLADVIEKGEAWTVETNARALAAQQGFNESIDQYLNGSLTQVEDIVTALDDLRTYEEDMYRRFKEKISITFPKSTTNYFIALKKALENTIQKIRINFENLKLYKHRDIEQWQSRGSITAPIGYMTQVAVQVASDPMLSNDCTESYIDKVLTFPNFTLAHVNGCLAEQTASEKKTFAIIAQLLDTYVVGAINASYGAFDICFRYAPRKLNQCLELNGYENNWANGRIYNAAKQVESLVDSEIQHNFNACVAQNGYFLNYHNIQEMCIYSKKRTRYRNRWTKK
- the LOC120904267 gene encoding uncharacterized protein LOC120904267; this encodes MASSSVKVPVVVLLLAIACTEGSPFFGNNYVLPQGARLASSATAVVRNLDAAQLQVRGLNPTSSNFLSAGAAALRDYVGNTTTVMGQVFREVAQVAVDRTTAPAVVFTRLTLAVQGVAQWNRNLSSSLEVLKEAFNYDVNSNTASYLEKLRNAFGQNVQELAEVLVRLGDAVLPVAGQPLNTQQFLQVVSANGTLQQLLDVVEYTVRLSGEYSTSVSTLVAAVRAANDFQARSYALLRTNQASINTNVDRYNAASNTSFYRFLTAADSLLTHLKDTNESFVFRWPLLFSESVHQKLNLLNHSIDHLTGNLLQRTVTVAQNLERTSALFKEGNNPLSYLREETDLYTRVMLDVLSGENFCATGFVTTFNALPAQVTSRVAACLTEQTNLENQGSSQLVSLANNFLRPYVTAVYGRLNICFQQPFERMSECLDDIVATIDFRDKFFLLDLASHLYFQQVQEELPLCNDRVLQFVRNAGLRESCRIMSAAADTSTYYPLA